In a genomic window of Streptomyces sp. BHT-5-2:
- a CDS encoding glycoside hydrolase family 38 C-terminal domain-containing protein, whose amino-acid sequence MHDDRLLVEGRLARALEQHIRPAQYPARHPLRLEVWHVPGKPRAAAEALTADYEPFAVGDAWGPPWSTSWFRLTGEVPAEWAGRRVEAVLDPGFTGDGPGFQAEGLVYDAAGVPLKGVHPRNRHVPVAAPAHGGEEVRLLLEAAANPAVLRDFRPTDLGDIRTAPRRPLHRFAAADLAVLDETVWQLVLDVEVLWELMHELPVDRPRRHGILRALENMLDALDLHDVGGTAAAARAELADVLSRPATASAHRVSATGHAHIDSAWLWPLRETVRKAARTFANVTQLATEYPELVFSCSQAQQYAWVRDNQPHLWARIKKAVRNGNWVPVGSMWVESDANMPGGEALARQLVHGKRFFLDELGVETEEVWLPDSFGYTAAFPQLARLAGAKWFLTQKLSWNESDRMPHHTFWWEGIDGTRVFTHFPPVDTYNSQLHGRELAHAERNFAEQGRATRSLVPFGWGDGGGGPTREMLERARRLRSLEGSPRVAVEPPARFFAAAHEEYAAAAPVWSGELYLQFHRGTYTSQAGTKQGNRRCEHLLREAELWAATAAVHTATAPGDAAYRYPYAALDRLWKTVLLHQFHDILPGSSIAWVHREARATYAAVAAELTALTEEALAALAAGTGEPAPTGRPASDAVFNASPYDRLEIVELPAGGTGPAAVAVQVPALGSAPLPPSGAAAPAPRPVRATAGTRDLTLDNGRLRVRIDADGLLASVRDLAADREVLAPGARGNLLQLHPDHPNQYDAWNLDRHHRNRHTDLTAADSVELVASGPLTATVRVSRTFGDSHLTQDLTLHAGSRRLEITTDIDWHESEKVLKAAFPLDVHAERSTAEIQFGHVHRPTHANTSWDAARFEICAHRWLRVAEPGYGVALLNDSTYGHDVTRTPHEDGVGTTVRLTLLRAPHSPDPETDQGTHRFRYALLPGAGTTDAVAGGLALNLPLRTAPAPAAGHLAPLVRIDNPALTVESVKLADDRSGDVVVRLYESHGGRATGTLSPGFPVAHATVTDLLERPLRDEEEGPTSELTLTLRPFQIRTLRLRPVHPAAPPD is encoded by the coding sequence GTGCACGACGACCGACTGCTGGTGGAGGGGCGCCTCGCGCGGGCGCTCGAACAGCACATCCGGCCCGCGCAGTACCCGGCGCGGCACCCGCTGCGGCTGGAGGTGTGGCACGTACCGGGCAAGCCCAGGGCGGCCGCCGAGGCGCTGACCGCCGACTACGAGCCGTTCGCGGTCGGGGACGCCTGGGGGCCGCCGTGGTCGACGAGCTGGTTCCGGCTGACCGGCGAGGTGCCGGCGGAGTGGGCCGGGCGGCGGGTGGAGGCGGTCCTCGACCCGGGGTTCACCGGCGACGGGCCGGGATTCCAGGCGGAGGGGCTGGTGTACGACGCCGCCGGGGTGCCCCTCAAGGGCGTCCACCCGCGCAACCGGCACGTCCCCGTCGCGGCCCCGGCGCACGGCGGCGAGGAGGTCCGGCTGCTGCTGGAGGCCGCCGCCAACCCCGCCGTGCTGCGCGACTTCCGCCCCACCGACCTCGGCGACATCCGCACCGCCCCCCGCCGGCCGCTCCACCGCTTCGCGGCCGCCGATCTCGCGGTGCTCGACGAGACCGTCTGGCAGCTGGTGCTGGACGTCGAGGTGCTGTGGGAGCTGATGCACGAGCTGCCCGTCGACCGGCCGCGCCGGCACGGCATCCTGCGGGCCCTGGAGAACATGCTGGACGCGCTCGACCTGCACGACGTCGGCGGCACCGCGGCCGCGGCCCGCGCCGAACTGGCCGACGTGCTGAGCCGCCCGGCCACCGCCAGCGCACACCGCGTCTCGGCCACCGGGCACGCCCATATCGACTCCGCCTGGCTCTGGCCGCTGCGCGAGACCGTCCGCAAGGCCGCCCGCACCTTCGCCAACGTCACCCAACTCGCCACCGAGTACCCGGAGTTGGTGTTCTCCTGCTCCCAGGCGCAGCAGTACGCCTGGGTGCGGGACAACCAGCCGCACCTCTGGGCCCGCATCAAGAAGGCGGTGCGGAACGGCAACTGGGTGCCGGTCGGCTCGATGTGGGTGGAGTCCGACGCCAACATGCCCGGCGGCGAGGCCCTGGCCCGGCAGCTGGTGCACGGCAAGCGGTTCTTCCTGGACGAACTGGGCGTGGAGACCGAGGAGGTCTGGCTGCCCGACTCCTTCGGCTACACCGCCGCCTTCCCGCAGCTGGCGCGGCTGGCCGGCGCGAAGTGGTTCCTCACCCAGAAGCTGTCCTGGAACGAGAGCGACCGGATGCCGCACCACACCTTCTGGTGGGAGGGCATCGACGGGACGCGGGTGTTCACCCACTTCCCGCCCGTCGACACCTACAACTCCCAGCTGCACGGCCGCGAACTCGCCCACGCGGAGCGGAACTTCGCCGAGCAGGGGCGGGCGACCCGCTCGCTGGTCCCGTTCGGCTGGGGCGACGGCGGCGGCGGTCCGACCCGCGAGATGCTGGAGCGGGCCCGCCGGCTGCGCTCCCTGGAGGGCTCGCCGCGGGTCGCGGTCGAGCCGCCGGCCCGCTTCTTCGCGGCGGCGCACGAGGAGTACGCGGCGGCGGCGCCCGTCTGGTCCGGTGAGCTGTACCTCCAGTTCCACCGCGGCACCTACACCTCGCAGGCCGGGACCAAGCAGGGCAACCGGCGCTGCGAGCACCTGCTGCGGGAGGCCGAGCTGTGGGCCGCGACCGCGGCCGTGCACACCGCCACGGCGCCCGGCGACGCCGCCTACCGCTATCCGTACGCGGCGCTGGACCGGCTCTGGAAGACCGTGCTGCTGCACCAGTTCCACGACATCCTGCCCGGCTCGTCGATCGCCTGGGTCCACCGCGAGGCCCGCGCGACCTACGCGGCGGTGGCGGCCGAGCTGACCGCGCTGACCGAGGAGGCGCTGGCGGCCCTGGCGGCCGGGACGGGGGAACCGGCGCCGACGGGGCGCCCGGCCTCCGACGCCGTCTTCAACGCCTCGCCCTACGACCGCCTGGAGATCGTCGAACTGCCCGCCGGCGGCACGGGCCCGGCCGCCGTCGCCGTCCAAGTCCCCGCCCTGGGCTCCGCCCCGCTCCCCCCGTCCGGCGCCGCCGCCCCCGCCCCCCGGCCCGTGCGCGCCACCGCCGGCACCCGCGACCTCACGCTCGACAACGGGCGGCTGCGGGTCCGTATCGACGCCGACGGCCTGCTGGCCTCCGTACGCGACCTGGCCGCCGACCGGGAAGTGCTGGCGCCCGGTGCCCGCGGCAACCTTCTCCAGCTGCACCCGGACCACCCCAACCAGTACGACGCCTGGAACCTCGACCGGCACCACCGCAACCGGCACACCGACCTCACCGCCGCCGACTCCGTCGAACTGGTCGCCTCCGGACCGCTCACCGCCACCGTGCGGGTCAGCCGCACCTTCGGCGACTCACACCTCACCCAGGACCTGACCCTGCACGCCGGCTCCCGCCGCCTGGAGATCACCACCGACATCGACTGGCACGAGTCGGAGAAGGTCCTCAAGGCCGCGTTCCCGCTGGACGTGCACGCCGAACGGTCCACCGCCGAGATCCAGTTCGGCCACGTCCACCGCCCCACCCACGCCAACACCAGCTGGGACGCGGCCCGCTTCGAGATCTGCGCGCACCGCTGGCTCCGGGTCGCCGAACCCGGCTACGGCGTCGCCCTGCTCAACGACTCCACCTACGGCCACGACGTCACCCGCACCCCCCACGAGGACGGCGTCGGCACGACCGTGCGGCTCACCCTGCTGCGCGCACCGCACAGCCCCGACCCGGAGACCGACCAGGGCACCCACCGCTTCCGCTACGCGCTGCTGCCCGGCGCCGGGACCACCGACGCGGTCGCCGGCGGCCTCGCGCTCAACCTCCCGCTCCGCACCGCCCCCGCCCCGGCCGCCGGGCACCTCGCCCCCCTGGTGCGCATCGACAACCCCGCCCTGACCGTCGAGTCGGTCAAACTCGCCGACGACCGCAGCGGCGACGTCGTCGTCCGGCTCTACGAGTCCCACGGCGGCCGGGCCACCGGCACCCTCTCCCCCGGCTTCCCGGTCGCCCACGCCACCGTCACCGACCTGCTGGAACGCCCACTGCGGGACGAGGAGGAGGGCCCGACCTCGGAACTGACGCTCACCCTCCGCCCGTTCCAGATCCGCACCCTCCGGCTCCGGCCCGTGCACCCGGCCGCCCCACCGGACTGA
- the rsgA gene encoding ribosome small subunit-dependent GTPase A, with product MFDHALSAAHPLTADYGWDDGFAELFTPFAGQGFVPGRIVRVDRGRVDAVVPDGDGVRTVLADTALVATSDPTRVPCTGDWAVLDLHNGRVGDHLDGVVRALLPRRTAILRSASTKRSEGQVLAANVEYAVVAVSLAEALDLDRVERFVSLVWESGAQPVVALTKADLVADPVTLGHLVADAADAAPGVRVVAVSAATGEGVDTLSTVLAGATSVLLGRSGAGKSTLANALHGSDVQDVRAVRDQDGKGRHTTTTRDLLVLPGGGVLIDTPGLRGVGMWDAQAGLARTFADVEELAERCRFHDCAHGAEPGCAVQEAVEHGELTDRRLESYRKLQRENQRIVAKTDARLRAEIRRDWKQKQALGRHQMEQKRGPAAAGRRRTGR from the coding sequence ACGGCTGGGACGACGGATTCGCGGAGCTGTTCACCCCCTTCGCCGGGCAGGGGTTCGTGCCCGGCCGTATCGTCCGCGTCGACCGCGGCCGCGTGGACGCGGTGGTGCCGGACGGCGATGGCGTCCGCACCGTCCTGGCGGACACCGCGCTGGTGGCGACCAGCGACCCGACGCGGGTCCCCTGCACCGGCGACTGGGCCGTGCTCGACCTGCACAACGGGCGCGTCGGCGACCATCTCGACGGCGTGGTACGGGCGTTGCTGCCGCGCCGCACCGCCATCCTGCGGTCCGCCTCGACCAAGCGTTCCGAGGGCCAGGTCCTCGCCGCGAACGTCGAGTACGCCGTGGTCGCGGTCTCCCTGGCCGAGGCCCTGGACCTGGACCGCGTCGAGCGGTTCGTCTCTCTGGTGTGGGAGAGCGGGGCGCAGCCGGTGGTGGCCCTCACCAAAGCCGACCTGGTGGCGGACCCGGTCACGCTCGGCCATCTCGTGGCGGACGCGGCGGACGCCGCCCCCGGTGTGCGGGTGGTGGCGGTCAGCGCGGCCACCGGGGAGGGCGTCGACACGCTCTCCACCGTGCTCGCGGGCGCCACCTCCGTCCTTCTGGGGCGGTCCGGGGCCGGCAAGTCCACCCTGGCCAACGCCCTGCACGGCTCGGACGTCCAGGACGTGCGGGCGGTCCGCGACCAGGACGGCAAGGGCCGGCACACCACCACGACCCGCGATCTGCTGGTGCTGCCCGGAGGCGGCGTACTGATCGACACGCCGGGACTCCGCGGCGTCGGAATGTGGGACGCACAGGCCGGTCTGGCCCGGACGTTCGCCGACGTCGAGGAACTGGCCGAACGGTGCCGCTTCCACGACTGCGCACACGGCGCCGAGCCCGGCTGTGCGGTCCAAGAGGCGGTGGAGCATGGTGAGTTGACGGACCGTCGGCTGGAGAGCTACCGCAAGCTGCAACGGGAGAACCAGCGCATCGTGGCCAAGACCGACGCCCGGCTGCGCGCCGAGATCCGGCGCGACTGGAAGCAGAAGCAGGCACTGGGCCGGCACCAGATGGAACAGAAGCGGGGGCCGGCGGCGGCCGGGCGCCGGCGGACGGGCCGGTAG
- a CDS encoding DUF456 domain-containing protein has translation MNAWQLIGVGLVLLFGVFGVLVPGLPGPLVIWAGLLWWATAERSALAWTVLMAGTGVLLLNQVLKWLLPTRSLRDAGVPYRTLLLAGAAGVAGFFLLPVVGCPLGAVGGLYLLERVRLGSHGDARASTRTALRAIGLSVLVELFACLLVVGAWVGAVLAG, from the coding sequence ATGAATGCCTGGCAGCTGATCGGCGTCGGGCTGGTGCTGCTGTTCGGCGTGTTCGGGGTGCTGGTCCCCGGCCTCCCCGGTCCGCTGGTCATCTGGGCGGGGCTGCTGTGGTGGGCGACGGCCGAACGGTCCGCCCTGGCCTGGACGGTGCTGATGGCCGGCACCGGCGTGCTGCTGCTCAACCAGGTGCTCAAGTGGCTGCTGCCGACCCGCAGTCTGCGCGATGCGGGCGTGCCCTACCGCACGCTGCTCCTCGCGGGCGCGGCCGGTGTGGCGGGGTTCTTCCTGCTGCCCGTCGTCGGCTGTCCGCTCGGCGCGGTCGGCGGCCTCTACCTCCTCGAACGCGTCCGCCTGGGCAGCCACGGCGACGCCCGGGCCTCGACCCGTACGGCGCTGCGCGCCATCGGCCTGAGCGTGCTGGTCGAACTGTTCGCGTGCCTGCTGGTGGTGGGTGCCTGGGTGGGGGCGGTGCTCGCGGGCTGA
- a CDS encoding pyruvate dehydrogenase encodes MAKQTVAEQFVDILVRAGVRRLYGVVGDSLNPVVDAIRRNSAIDWIQVRHEETAAFAAGAEAQLTGKLAACAGSCGPGNLHLINGLFDAHRSMAPVLALASHIPSSEIGTTFFQETHPDRLFSECSHYSELISSTRQMPRVLQTAIQHAVGQSGVAVVSLPGDIAADPAPERAFQHALVTTRPSVRPGDEEIDALARMVDAADKVTLFCGSGTAGAHAEVMEFAERVKSPVGHALRGKEWIQYDNPYDVGMSGLLGYGAAYEATHECDLLILLGTDFPYNAFLPDDVRIVQVDVRPEHLGRRTKLDLAVWGDVRETLRCLTPKVRVKESRRFLDRMLKKHADALEGVVKAYTRKVEKHVPIHPEYVASVLDEEAAEDAVFTVDTGMCNVWAARYLTPNGRRRVIGSFSHGSMANALPQAIGAQFMDRGRQTVSMSGDGGFAMLMGDFLTLVQYDLPVKVVLFNNSSLGMVELEMMVSGLPAYGTTNHNPDFSAIARAAGAFGVRVEKPGQLRGALRDAFRHKGPALVDVVTDPNALSIPPKISAEMVSGFALSAGKIVLDGGVGRMVQMARSNLRNIPRV; translated from the coding sequence GTGGCCAAGCAGACCGTGGCCGAGCAGTTCGTCGACATCCTGGTGCGGGCCGGTGTCCGACGGCTCTACGGGGTCGTCGGGGACAGCCTGAACCCGGTGGTGGACGCCATCCGCCGCAACTCCGCCATCGACTGGATCCAGGTCCGGCACGAGGAGACCGCCGCCTTCGCGGCCGGGGCGGAGGCGCAGCTCACCGGGAAGCTGGCGGCCTGCGCGGGGTCCTGCGGGCCCGGCAACCTGCACCTGATCAACGGGCTGTTCGACGCGCACCGGTCGATGGCCCCGGTGCTCGCGCTGGCCTCGCACATCCCGTCCAGCGAGATCGGCACCACCTTCTTCCAGGAGACCCACCCGGACCGGCTGTTCTCCGAGTGCAGCCACTACAGCGAGCTGATCTCCAGCACCCGCCAGATGCCGCGGGTGCTCCAGACCGCCATCCAGCACGCCGTCGGGCAGAGCGGTGTCGCGGTCGTCTCGCTCCCCGGCGACATCGCCGCCGACCCCGCGCCGGAGCGCGCCTTCCAGCACGCCCTGGTCACCACCCGCCCCTCGGTCCGCCCCGGTGACGAGGAGATCGACGCGCTGGCCCGGATGGTCGACGCGGCCGACAAGGTCACGCTCTTCTGCGGCAGCGGCACCGCCGGCGCGCACGCCGAGGTGATGGAGTTCGCGGAGCGGGTGAAGTCGCCGGTGGGCCATGCGCTGCGCGGCAAGGAATGGATCCAGTACGACAACCCGTACGACGTCGGGATGAGCGGGCTGCTCGGCTACGGCGCGGCCTACGAGGCCACCCACGAGTGCGATCTGCTGATCCTGCTCGGCACGGACTTCCCCTACAACGCCTTCCTCCCCGACGACGTGCGGATCGTCCAGGTGGACGTGCGGCCCGAGCACCTGGGCCGGCGCACCAAACTGGACCTCGCCGTCTGGGGCGACGTCCGGGAGACGCTGCGCTGCCTGACCCCGAAGGTGCGGGTGAAGGAGAGCCGCCGGTTCCTGGACCGGATGCTGAAGAAGCACGCCGACGCCTTGGAGGGCGTGGTCAAGGCGTACACCCGCAAGGTGGAGAAGCACGTTCCGATCCACCCGGAGTACGTCGCCTCGGTGCTCGACGAGGAGGCCGCCGAGGACGCCGTCTTCACCGTCGACACGGGCATGTGCAACGTCTGGGCGGCGCGCTATCTGACGCCCAACGGGCGCCGGAGGGTGATCGGTTCGTTCAGCCACGGCTCGATGGCCAACGCGCTGCCGCAGGCGATCGGCGCCCAGTTCATGGACCGCGGGCGGCAGACCGTGTCGATGTCGGGCGACGGCGGCTTCGCGATGCTGATGGGCGACTTCCTGACCCTGGTCCAGTACGACCTGCCGGTGAAGGTGGTGCTGTTCAACAACTCCTCTCTGGGGATGGTGGAGTTGGAGATGATGGTGTCGGGGCTGCCCGCGTACGGCACCACCAACCACAACCCCGACTTCTCCGCGATCGCCCGCGCGGCCGGGGCGTTCGGCGTGCGGGTGGAGAAGCCCGGGCAGCTGCGCGGGGCGCTGCGCGACGCCTTCCGGCACAAGGGGCCGGCGCTGGTCGACGTGGTCACCGACCCCAACGCGCTCTCCATCCCGCCGAAGATCAGCGCGGAGATGGTCTCCGGCTTCGCGCTCTCCGCGGGGAAGATCGTGCTGGACGGCGGGGTGGGCCGGATGGTGCAGATGGCCCGCTCCAACCTGCGGAACATCCCCCGGGTGTGA
- a CDS encoding protein phosphatase 2C domain-containing protein — protein sequence MKQQGAGRGREDDWWWRELYGDDSGAGEGTGERPGERPRGGSRGGPGTRGVHEAPGTPRTPDIRDAPGARDTADTLDERIESVLRTVGRRGGAASGEPARGESPPRKSPPADSSLPESSHPDSPSAAAVPGEDSHTAFEPRPWEPSAWEPPSWDPPARRAPSPPRPTESRPAEPRPTESRPAEPRPVEPRPAERPVEPRPAEPPPPLPATGVAGTADVPFDDVMDAEPVAWTTAPVTLPFPFPSSSSEADPDALGEPVPDTVLGGARFGPVDVRAVSQRGADACRRGEARGEAFLVARFGADADAVLLVAVATGLSPRGAAAQRAARAACAWAGDAVGRCATRLAQDLRAERREALRAGLQRLTARGLGRLRGRAAELGVAADADPAALCCLLVPDDPDCRTRVFFGTGAGGLFRLRHDGWEDLAPAGATPAAHTAPDAAPAAAPAPSPACPSASFRFRAVPGRSGDVLLLCGAGVAAPLSGDPDFAARLAAAWSVPGPPDLVGFLAAVQPRGPGETKDRTAVGIWEA from the coding sequence ATGAAGCAGCAGGGGGCGGGCCGCGGAAGAGAGGACGACTGGTGGTGGCGGGAGCTGTACGGCGACGATTCCGGAGCGGGGGAGGGGACGGGGGAGCGGCCCGGCGAGCGGCCGCGGGGCGGTAGCCGGGGCGGGCCCGGCACCCGCGGTGTCCACGAGGCCCCGGGCACGCCCCGCACCCCCGACATCCGCGACGCCCCCGGCGCCCGCGACACCGCCGACACGCTCGACGAGCGGATCGAGTCGGTGTTGCGGACGGTGGGGCGGCGCGGGGGTGCCGCGTCCGGGGAGCCCGCTCGCGGGGAGTCCCCTCCCAGGAAGTCCCCTCCCGCGGATTCCTCGCTCCCTGAGTCGTCGCACCCTGATTCCCCGTCCGCGGCAGCCGTTCCCGGGGAGGACTCCCACACGGCGTTCGAGCCCCGGCCGTGGGAGCCGAGCGCCTGGGAACCGCCGTCCTGGGACCCGCCCGCCCGGCGGGCGCCGTCCCCGCCCCGGCCCACGGAGTCCCGCCCCGCGGAGCCCCGGCCCACGGAGTCCCGCCCCGCGGAGCCCCGGCCCGTGGAGCCCCGGCCTGCGGAGCGGCCCGTGGAGCCCCGACCTGCGGAGCCCCCGCCGCCCCTGCCGGCCACCGGTGTCGCCGGGACGGCGGACGTGCCGTTCGACGACGTCATGGACGCCGAGCCCGTCGCCTGGACGACCGCCCCCGTCACCCTTCCCTTCCCCTTCCCCTCGTCTTCCTCCGAGGCGGATCCGGACGCGCTCGGCGAGCCCGTGCCCGACACGGTCCTGGGCGGCGCGCGGTTCGGTCCGGTCGACGTCCGTGCCGTCTCGCAGCGCGGCGCCGACGCGTGCCGGCGGGGCGAGGCGCGCGGGGAGGCGTTCCTCGTCGCCCGGTTCGGGGCGGACGCCGACGCGGTCCTCCTGGTGGCCGTCGCCACCGGTCTGTCCCCCAGGGGAGCGGCCGCCCAGCGCGCGGCCCGCGCGGCCTGCGCCTGGGCCGGCGATGCCGTCGGCCGCTGCGCCACCCGGTTGGCCCAGGACCTCCGCGCCGAGCGGCGCGAGGCGCTCCGGGCGGGGTTGCAGCGCCTCACCGCCCGCGGTCTCGGCCGGCTGCGCGGCCGGGCCGCGGAACTGGGCGTGGCGGCCGACGCGGACCCGGCCGCGCTGTGCTGCCTGTTGGTGCCCGACGACCCGGACTGCCGTACGCGGGTGTTCTTCGGCACCGGCGCGGGCGGACTGTTCCGGCTCCGCCACGACGGCTGGGAGGACCTGGCCCCGGCCGGCGCGACACCGGCCGCCCACACTGCCCCGGACGCCGCCCCTGCCGCCGCCCCCGCTCCTTCTCCCGCGTGCCCGTCGGCGTCCTTCCGGTTCCGCGCCGTGCCGGGCCGGTCAGGGGACGTGCTGCTGCTGTGCGGCGCCGGGGTCGCGGCACCGCTGAGCGGCGATCCGGACTTCGCCGCCCGGCTCGCCGCCGCATGGTCCGTCCCGGGCCCGCCCGACCTCGTCGGCTTCCTCGCCGCCGTCCAGCCGCGCGGCCCCGGGGAGACCAAGGACCGCACTGCGGTGGGCATCTGGGAGGCGTAG